The Candidatus Nanopelagicales bacterium sequence CTGGGTGCTAGCTCTTCACCAGGCGGGCAATTGCCGCAGATGCCTCGGTCAGTTTTGCGTCGGCTTCAATGCCGCCTGCGGCGACGGCCTGGACAACACAGTGGCGCAAGTGTTCGTCAAGAAGTCCAAGAGCGAGGGCATCGAGTGCTTTGCTCGCCGCCGAAACCTGGGTCAGTACGTCGATGCAATACGTGT is a genomic window containing:
- a CDS encoding metal-sensitive transcriptional regulator, whose translation is MTTPGYSDTKQAQLKRLRRIEGQIRGIERMVESDTYCIDVLTQVSAASKALDALALGLLDEHLRHCVVQAVAAGGIEADAKLTEASAAIARLVKS